The nucleotide window CTGCTAATTGTTCATTCTCCCAATCCCAATATTCTGACACTTTATATACCCCTGTTATTATAATATTGGGATAAATTTATATTAAATTATCTGTACAAAATCGCGAAGATTCAGCATTTTTTGAGATTTAATGTTGGTTTTAGGCCTGCTTGCCTGGAAAATCTCTCGAAAATTTGATCAAGTATGCGGTGATCCCGGAGTTTAGGGAGCTTGCAGGCTTAAAAATGAAATTCGGCTTTTCAGGTTTTACAGATTTTTCCTGCAACGTTCCAAAAGTCTAATTTAGGAAATCCACGTATCTAACACGGTTTTATATGGAAGCTATTAATTTTAAGAAAATAATGGTTGCAACCGATGGTTCGGCCTGCTCCGGGCTGGTTGCTGAAAAAGGGATTGAACTTGCCCGGTTGAGTGGAGGAAAGATTTATGCAGTCTATGTGGTATCAACGGATTATCTGGCTCCTATAAATGGGGATTCCTTTCCCATGAGTGTGGATCCTTACTGGGAATCAATACATGAGGCATGGAAAAAACAGGGACATAAAGCTGTAAACTCTGTAAAAAACCTGGGAGAAAAGAAAGGAATCAATGTGGAGCCCGTCCTTCTTGAAGGCAACCCCTCGGAAGAACTGATCCGGTATGCCGAAGAGGAAAAAATGGATATTATCGTTATGGGCACTCTTGGAAAAACAGGACTGGACAAGCTGCTTCTTGGCAGCGTTGCAGAAAAGATGGTCCGTCACTCAAAGGTTCCGGTTATGGTCGTAAGGGATAACTGTAAATTATGAAACCGAATCATTAAAAAGAAGAAAAAAGAAGAAAGCTAAAAAATGATTAAAATGGAAAACTAAAAGGGTTAGAGCTGCACGTAATGTGCAACCTCACCCAGGTCTTCCTCTATTCTAAGAAGCTGGTTGTATTTAGCAGTCCTTTCTCCACGGGCCGGAGCTCCGGTCTTGATCATTTCAGCTCCGATAGCTACTGAAATGTCTGCAATTGTTGTGTCTTCGGTTTCGGCAGAGCGGTGGCTTACTATTACGGTATAGCCGTTTCTGGAAGCCATATTTGCAGCATCAAAAGCTTCGGAAAGGGATCCGATCTGGTTGACCTTTAAGAGAAGTGCATTTGCTGCTCCCATGTCAACGCCTTTAGAAAGCCTCTCAATGTTTGTAACAAAGAGGTCGTCACCGACAATAATCGTGTCCCAGAGCTCATTGGTCAGGGCTTCGAAGTCCTCAAAGGCTTCCTCATAGAATGGATCTTCAATGGAAAGGATAGGATAGGAGTTCACAAGTTCAACATAGTAGTCCATCAGTTCCGGAGCAGAGAGTTTCTTTCCGTCAATTGTGTATGTCTCGTCTTCGTAAAACTCGGAGGCTGCAGCATCAAGCCCGATTGTAACCTCGGTGTCAGTATAACCTGCTTCCTCAATAGCCTGGACAAGGGCATCAAGGGCTTCGGTTGACTCGCTCATCTTAGGGGCATATCCTCCTTCATAGCCCACATTAGTGGAAGACCGACCGTATTTTTTTTCCAGTATTTTTCCAAGAACATGATAGATTTCGGCACCCATCTGGAGAGCTTCATAAAAGGTTTCTGCGCCTTTGGGCTGAATCATGAACTCCTGAATTGCAAGATCGTTGCCTGCATGCTTGCCCCCGTTAAGGACATTCATTGTGGGCACCGGAAGAGTAAACGCATTTGAGCCTCCTAAATAGCGGTAAAGAGGAACATTCAGAGAATCCGCAGCAGCTTTTGCAACGGCCATGGATACCCCAAGAATTGCATTTGCCCCCAGGTTTGATTTGTTATCGGTCTCATCGAGCTCGATCATCAGCTCATCGATTTCTCGCTGGTTTCGCACATCAAGCCCCAGCAATTCCTTCTGGATAATGGTGTTCACATTCTTTACTGCAGTGAGAACTCCTTTTCCTCCGTATCTATTGGGGTCTGCATCCCGCAGTTCAAGGGCCTCGTTCGTACCAGTAGAAGCCCCTGAAGGAACACCGGCTCTGCCAAATCCTTTCGGCGTAAACACATCAACTTCAACAGTGGGATTTCCCCTTGAATCCAGGATCTCCCGAGCGTGTATCTTTTGGATCTTATATTCTCCAGAATCCTGCTGTAGACCGATATACGACATTATTTCACCCTTTTTAATCTCTGATCTATCTATAGATATATTCTGTTATTTGAAGCTTAACCTTAATTTTGAAGCTTATCCTTAATTTTGAAGCTTATCCTTAATTCAAAGCTTATCCTTAATTCAAAGCTTAACCTTAATTTTGAAGCTTATCCTTAGTTCAAAACTTGACCTTAATTTGAAGCTTATCCTTAGTTCAAAACTTGACCTTAATTTGAAGCTTATCCTTAACTCAAAGCTTACCTTTAATTCGAAGTTTACTCTTAATTTTGAGACTTACCGTCAATTATGAAGTTTAACTTTGATTCGAGACTTAATCTTAACTTAACCGTTAGATGTCCGAATTGTATTTAATTCTTTATCCGGTTAACGGAAATAATTTTAATTAAGTTTTACGCTATTATCTCATAAGAAACCCTATTAATAAATGAAGACTATATATTAAGTTCCCGAATCCCGAAACACTTTTGCCTCAAGTATCTGCATCCTTAACTATATGAGTTCAGGAGTATTATACTTCGAGTGTTTGCAAGAGATCTTCTTGTTTTGTAACCCTTAACTCAGGCTTCCAGAATTTCAGAAATGTCCATTTTCCTGCATACACTAGCTTTAAAGGTTTTGGTCAGAATCACAAGACCGGTTTTTACAAAATCGGTTTTTTTCCGGGGAATTGTCAATACTAATATTTATATACAAACTTTCCAAAAAAAACTATTAACAGGGTGTGATAGCTGTTTTACTCCTTAACAATACTCAATTTATTTAAAAAAAACAATTTTATCTACATAAAATATATAAACCTGAAAGTATTATTCACATTCGATGACCGACGATTCTCCAGTTAATTTAACCGAAAAAGAGTATTCAATAATTGACATGCTCCAGAGCCTGGGACTCCCGAGGACAGAGGCAACCGCGATCGTATGTCTAAAAGACTGTAATGAGCTCAGATCCCTTAATATTGAACTTGTATCAGGGCTTAGACAACCTGAAGTAAGCGTAGCCATGCGCCCCCTGCGTGAAAGAGGCTGGGTAGAAGAAAGGTCTGAAAAAAAGAATAAAGGAAAAGGCAGACCCGTAAAGTACTACCAGTTAACTTTGCCCTTCCCGCAGATTGTAAAAACCCTTGAAGACGAATTTTTAAAAGATAACAAAGAAAAAATGATTGCATTAAAAAGGCTTCGAGAACTGGAGACAACATTTCAAAATTAAGTTTGAGGAAGACTGCCAGATAATTTTGTAAAACTATACTTTTAATTATCATCTTCATACCCAAACTTTTGAGACCTGAATATAATTCTTGTTTTATCGGAATATCATTTCAGATCCGAAACCTGCTCAAAAACTACAGGAGCAAAACCCTGTTCCTCATCTGCAATTCTTCTGGCAGAAAATCCCTCGAGTTCGAAGACAAAAGCCTCAACTACCATAAAAACTTCGCTCTCTCCTCTCAAACACCCCAGTTTTACATTGTCTCCTCTGCCTGCGCCTGCATGCAGATGGATCTTAGGCTTTCCGTCCATTAAAAAAATGTTTCCAATTCCAAGAATTTCATGTGCATCATCAAAGCCAAACCATACAGGTTCCGGAGGGGTTACATTTTCTTTCGGGCCTACGACAAACTTTGCTTCTTTTAATGCGCCCAACAGCACAAAAACAGCAGATTCGATGTGCTCCAGTTCAGCAAGTTTAATTAGTTCAAGAATCAGGTCATCTCCATAATCGATCCTTACGGTAAATACTCTGCCTATTCTTCCTTTTGCATATTCCATCTTTTTACCCTCACTGATCTGTAATTTTTCCGTCCGCAAACCTGATAGTTCCATCAACTTTTAGGCCAGGTTGCAGGTTTGTCCCTCAGCACGATTGCAGGAGAACAGCTAAGTGCCCTTGCTACCGAAACCCTCTGGTTTTGTCTTCCTTAAAGTTGCCGAACTTTTGATCCATCCGGTCTTCAAGTACCACCTCTTTAAGGAGGTTTTCGGCAATTTCCTATTCTTCTTACCTGCTTTTTCCTGCAATCAAGAGTCGGCATTAGTATATTTTCCAGAGCTGTAAAGTTCGGGAACAGGTGATGATACTGGAAGACAAAACCCCAGCATTCCATTTCGCATATCAGAACGTTCTTTATCCGACATATTTGTTACGTCTTTACAGTCCATCAGGAGCGTTCCAGAATTTGGGGTGTTCATGCCCTAGCAGGTGCTTAAGTGTGCTTTTGCTTGAAGTGTGTCCTAAAATTTTGATTCTGGATCCATTGTAAAATTATAGAATGTTAATAAAGAATAGTCTCCTACACCTTCAGGAGCAAACAGAAACATTTTCTTCAGAAAATTACCTGATATACGTTATGAGATCAAGCTTCCTGTCAGGTACATAGACAACTGTATCTTTCTTATACCCAAATACAGCCGAATAGTAAGGCCTGTATCCCTCAGGTATTTTTAGTTCTTTTCGCAATTCGGAACCTTGTGATGAATAAAACGCTAATAGAACGAAGAAAATCCACTATGACCCCAGCCCAATTGACTCTGCGGCTAGTAGCAAGTTCTGAGTAGCGGCGGCACAATCTGCGTCAAGAGGTATGGGTGACTGTTCATTGCCAGAGACAATGATAAGTGTCGGTGCACCATACAAACAATTGAATATCTCATCAGTTCCTAGTTCCTTTAAATGTCCCAGATTGTGATGTTTTGCGGCTTCTTTAGCTACGATATTCAGTTTGTTCAGTAATTTTTTGTCTTGAATTACTGTAAAATGCCATGCCTGATCCCCAGCATTAGGAGCGTATAGCCCTGCTTCCAGTACAGCCTGTAATTCTTCCTCTTTGATCTGTTCATCTTTGAAGCTTCTGATACTCCTGCGTTGTTTAATGATTTTTAAAGTTTCATTGACAATCATCAAAAGCACCCTTTCTTTAGTTTTGGTTTACAAAAGTCACCAGCCTTTGGACAACTAACGTGACTTATTTTTACCACTGACCCTCAATTAAACATGTTAAATATAAAAATTCTTTAATTCCCTTTCTTAATTCTCAAACCTGTGTTGTCGATCTTTTCCTGTACTTTTTGAACCATTATAGTAAAAAGAGGAATTCTAACTAAGAGCTTTTTGGTATAACACATAAATTACACTGTAACTCACTGAAAACCTCTGTTTTAGGTTGCTTTTATTTTGAGACAAGAATTCTATAAAAGGAAACCTCTAAAAAGGAAACTTCTACAAGAGAAGATTTTTACAAGAGAAGATTTTTACAAGAGAAGATTTTTACAAGAGAAGATCTTTACAAGAGAAGATCTTTACAAGAGGAAACTTCTACAAGAGAAAATCTTTACAAGAAAAGATCTTTACAAGAGAAAACTTCTACATTCTGTTCTTCTATTTCAGGCCTAATCCATCCCTTCTACTTATTACATAAGCTGCTGTGAGAATAAAAAGGCACCCAAGAAAGGTCGAAATATAGAGCGGGTTTTTCAGAACAGTAACGTCAAAGAAAATTCCGGAAACGGGTTCGACAAGGGCAAGAATACTTCCTGTCTGAGCCCTGATTCCTGAGATTCCTCTAAGGTAAATTACAGCAGCGAACGTAATAGTTAAGCCGAAGAGAAACAGGATGTCAAAGTTTTTAACGAAAGCAGCAATGGGTGTGGAGAGTGCGGACGGTAGCATAAAGAGAAGGCTTATTCCTGTTAGCCAGAAGGTTTGGGATATTCCGGAATAATCATTTCTAAGATACCGGATTGTTATTATGTTTACACCGAATGACAGACCTGACAGTAACCCGAAAAGAAGGCCTTTCTGGAACTCAGGACCTGAATGTCCAAGAATTTCACCTGGACGTGCGATCAGTAAAACACCTGCAGTTGCAAGCAAAAGAGGTAGTAAACTGTTACTGTTTCTGTGTTCTCCGAGAACTGACGGAGCAAATAAACTAACATACACCGGAGCTGTATAGAGCAGAAGGACAGCTACCGAAACTCCACTGTACCGGATGGAGGAAAAATAACAAATTCCTGTTATCGCATTCAAAAGGCCCAGGAGAAGAAGGTATCTTTTTTTCTTATGGGGTTTAAGCTGTCCGAGTCCTCTATTGAACAGCAAATAAATAAAAATAATGCAGAGACCAAAGAAAAGCCTGGAGAAAAGGATAGATCCGGTTGACATCTCCTGAATTTTATCCAGAAAAACTCCTATAGTGCCGTAAATTATGCTGCCAGTTACAACTTCCAAGTATGGATTTAAAGAATTTTTCTGTACTGGCATGATCGATAATTAAAAACTTGTGAATATATATTTTTTGGGCGTAGAAAAATACGGGACCACAGGTTTTAAAACAAACTTTTAAAAAGAAAAAAGAAAAAAAGAGAAAAAAGATTCAGTGAAGTCGTTTATTGCTTTTATTATTTTCTCAGTGTTCTCCACATTGCAGCAATTTTCTCGATATCGATATGTGTGTAGCCTTCTTCTTTTATAGTCCACTTAAGGCTGAGGACTCCGTCATTACACTCGGCAGCAATTCCTCTGTATGTGGTATTTCCCCCGATATCAATTTCAACTTCTTTGCCCAGATAATACTTCTCAATGAATTCCTGCTTCATAATTATCAACTCCCAATTCGTACTTTTCCGGATAAGGTCCTGAGAGACAATTTTCAGGGTATATGTTAAAGTAACTAATTAACAATACCTAGAAAGTAATATGCACTGGCACGTTTTTGAGAGAATATTTTTATAACATGCATCGTTGTGAGGCAATATATACATTAGCGCCAGAGAAAATGTCAGGATGTATAATGATTTTGGATGGTACCTGTGACTACCTACGATTTCAGAGAATGTAGAGGCAGGTACTGATGAATAATGTGTTGCCTAATAGTTTAACTTTAACTATATAGAATATATCCAAAAAATATATAATGAACTTAATTCTATCTATAATTTAGAAGGCCCGCTGAGTCGATCAAACAACACCATAGCTCACAAACGTAATATCTCAATAGGTGACTAATTTTTATTTCCGCAATAGCTTCATCCCGAAGAGGTACCCTCAGATCGATCGAACAATGCCGGCGCCTTCAAACTCTTTTTTCAGTGTAATTTCTTTTCAATCTCACTGTCTATCTGATTGTCTATCTAGCTCTGTCTATCTAATAGTCAATACAGCGATCTGAAAATATGGATCAGGACTTAAAGGTTATTCCGATCCTGTTTAAAAACCATAAAATCGGCTGGAACGACGGTTAAGGGCTCTAAGCTTTTCCCATCCGGATAAAACAAGCTCAGAAGCCCTTAATTTTTCCTTTTCTCAGAAGCCCTTAACTTTTTCTTTTCGTTCAGAAGCTCAGCTCAATGTCCTGAGTTTTCTCTTAGCTCAAAAGGTCGGCTCAGGTTCACCAACTCCGGCTTCAGGTTCCGGGACAGGAATATCAAAGAAGGGAATTTCTGCGTCCGCGTACCAGGCTTCAAGAAAACTCAACAGATGATATTTCATGAAAACAGCAAGAGGTACACTGAGGAAAAACAGAGTTCCAAAGATAAAAACCAGTTCAGCAACAATAAAAGGAATCAGAAGGATCCAGTTAAGAGGGTCGGATACTAAGGACAAAAAAAGGAAGTACAGGATTGTGTCAAAAATAAGGAAAGCAATCCCAAAAACCAGTATCATTAGCCCAATAAGTAAAACTGCAATAATGCTTACTCCTATCCCGAGTACGATCCTGACAAACCAGTAAACTAAAATTTCACGCCAGCTTTTCCTGAAATTCCCCAAAACAAGCTTGAAGGCCGAAAGAATTCCTTTATTCCTGTAAATGGAAAGCGGAATTGCAAGGCTTAAAAGAGAATCTATCGCAACTGCAAACAGGAAGAGCACAACAATTACACCTACAATCCAGAAAATTCCTCCAAGCAAGGTAGGCCAGGTAAAGTCTGGGGATGCTTCACGAATAACAGGTATAAGAGGAAGAAGAGATATTCCGAACAGTGCAAGAAATACCAGCCAAATAGCTAAACGCACCAGTAGAAGGCGGAATCCTTTTCCCAGAAACCTTCTTGAATAAGCCCAGAATTTTACTTCATTTCGTACAAGGGATTCCACAAAAACAAATTCCATAATACTGGAAATGTATGAAAAAACGAAAATTAGGAGAAGAAGGAGAATTACTATTGCGACTGCAATCGCCAGTTGTGGCTCCGGATACATATAACCGACCGGAAAAATATTACTGAAAGCATTATCATACATATCAAAAAGAAGATCAGGCGTCTGTCCATGCTCAATAAGAGTAAAATTATCTTTTAAGTCTTCCGAAGCCATATTGTAGCCGCTCGAATTTCCATAACTAGAAAGCCCGCCTAACAGAAAAATAATGATTGCAAGTTTTGCCCATTTCCAGAAATCAAAAGGTTCAAAAAGAGCTTCTCTTGTTCTTGAGACAGCTCTGTCTACTGCGTCTATTGCGTACCAGCTCATAATATAGAATTTTCGTTAGAAAATAAATAATTATCTAAAATAGTTAGATTAGAAATTTTCCAGACAGACTTCAAGATATCTCAGGAAAACTTGAAGTTTTTCAGACCTTAACTGCCGATTCATTTTACTTTTTCACTGTATAGACCTGTGCGATCTGGACAGAGCTTCAAAACCTGACACGACTTCAAACAGCTCTTCATCAATGCCGCTCTGGCGCACACGGTAATATTCTCCACTGAGATTATCAAGCAAGTCGTCAATATTTTTATCGGCACGCTGCATTGCTGCCAATCGACTGGCATTTTCACTTGCAAGTGACTCAGCGCATGCCCTGAAAAGCGAAACGAAAAGGTATTCGCTGATGAGTGCCCGTAAGGTCTCTTTGATATCACCCATTACCTCAGGAAGTAAGTTTTCAGTCGGCCAGGAAAGTTTAACCAGGTCATCTCTCCAGGTTTCATCAAATGGCAGCAATCGCTGGCTAACTGGCTCGTAGGTAACTCTGGTTTTATGGCGGTTATAATAAAGATAAAGTTCGGCATCTTCATCCTGGCTGCGTAGTTTCTCATTTTCCACAAGAATTTGCGCTATAAGTGGGGTAATGGCCTTAACCGAGTTTGGCACATTATAAAGTCCAACAAGCGGTAAGTCTTCATCTTCAAGGCGCGAATAAACACGCTCTCCTACAGCCCAGACCTGAGCTTTACCTGGCAAAGCTTTCAGTTCCTTGACAGCATAATCGGTAATTATATCATTAAACTGACCTACAAGTCCCTGGTCCGAACCGAAAATTACAGCTCCGATGAGACGTGTATTCTTTTGCGTTTTTCCTTCTTGCACAGCTGGCATGAGTGCAATTTTTCTGAAACATAAACCCAAACCCAGTTCCACAGTGTGATAATAATCGGATAACGCACTCACTGATTTTTCATATTGCCCTATATTCGAGGCTGCCAGTGCTTTCATCGTACGGACAACAGACTGAAGATCTTTTGCTCTATCAATCTTTGTGCTCAGACTCTGAGTGGTTTCAGTCATGGTTTTTCCTTGTTCTCAGGCTCGGATTTGCTTTCAGTCCTGGCTTCGGACTTACTCAGTTTTTCCTCAATTCGGGTTCCTAACTCAGTTTTCTCGTCTGTTCTGGCTTCTGGCTCGGGCTTCCCCATAGTTTAAGTCTCTGATTTAGCCACTTTTTCTTTAGTAGCTTCTGATTCAGGTTTACTTTTAGTTTTGGTTTCTGATTCAGGTTTTTTTTCAATTTTGGTTTCTGATTCAGGTTTTTCTTCAGTTTTGGTTTCTGATTCAGGTTTACCTTTAGTTTGAGTCTCAGACTCGGGTTTTTCCTCAGTTTGGGTTTCTGGCTCGGTTTTTTCCTTAGTTTTAGCTTCCGGTTTGGATTCGGATTCAGGTTTTGGCTGGTAAGGTTCCAGTGCTTTGCGAGCGATATCGAGGATAGTTTCACGGTCCTTGTCGCTCAATTCTTTATCGCCTTTGAACCGATTGCGCACATCTTCGGGAATATCCGGTACTGCCTTGCGCAGGGAGCTTTCAGCTTCTCCCATTTTGTCAAGTGGCACATTGTCGAAGAGTTTTGCGTTCAATGCAACAAGGATAACGATCTGATCCGGTACGGGCACAGGAGAGTTTTGAGGCTGCTTCAGTAGGGCACGGATCCGCCTTCCATGCTCAATAAGTTTTCGTGTATTTTCATCTAGCCTTGCGCCGAATCGGGTAAATGCTTCGAGTTCTTCAAATTGTGAATAAGCAAGCTTGAGGTCTCCGGCCACTGCTCTATAAGCAGCAAGCTGCGCTTTACCGCCTACTCGAGAGACAGATTTACCAACATCGACTGCAGGCAGCACACCCAACTCAAAAAGCGAAGGTGATAGGTAAATTTGCCCGTCCGTAATTGAAATCAGGTTAGTTGGAATATATGCGGAAATGTTCTGCGCTTCGGTTTCGATAATGGGAAGGGCAGTAAGTGAGCCGCCACCAAGTTCTTTGAGCAGGTGCGTGGACCGCTCCAGCAGTCGTGAGTGAATATAAAATATATCGCCAGGGTATGCTTCTCTTCCCGGAGGACGACGAAGTAGTAATGAAAGTTCTCTATACGCGCGTGCATGATTGGTCAGGTCGTCGTAAACAATCAGCACATCTCGGCCTGCTCTCATAAAATACTCTGCAATACTGGTCGCAGCATAAGGAGCAATATAAATTAGTCCTGATGGGTCGTTGCCTTCAGTTACAACAACAACCGTGTAATCCATTGCACCCCTTTCCCGTAAGTTTGCCACTGCTCTGGCAACTGCGGATGCGCGCTGACCAATGGCACAATAAACACACAGGACATTAAAATTACGCTGGTTGAGAATAGTATCGATTGCGATTGCAGTTTTTCCAGTCTGGCGGTCCCCTAAAATCAATTCTCTCTGGCCGCGTCCTATTGGGATTAATGCATCAATAACTTTGATACCGGTCTGGAGAGGCACGGTAACAGGAGATCGGTCCATAATTGCCGGACTTGGACGTTCGATGGGTAAGCGCTTACTTGAAACTACTGGACCTCTGTTATCAAGAGGACGACCTAACGGGTCAATGACTCGTCCGAGAAGTTCTTCACCTACAGCAACATCCATAACCCGCCGAGTGCGTTCAACCTGATCTCCGGCATGGAGATGTGAGTATTCACCCAGTAGAACGGTACCTATTTCTTTTTCATCAACATTAAACGCGATTCCAAACAAATCCCCTGGAAACTTTATAAGTTCATCGAAACCTACAGTAGGAAGGCCAGATACATTTGCGATACCTGTAGAAACTGTCAAAATTCTGCCCACCTCCTTTGGAGTGAGCGAGGGAGTTACTGATTCTCTGACCTTATGTATTTCGGTGAAAACGTTATCAAAAATATCCTTAAGATTTTTAGGTTCCATGTTCACTGGCTCTTTATATTGGCTCTGGTTTGGAATTTGTCTCCTGCTTGGCCACGGATTCGGACTTAGCTCCAGACTTAGCTCCAAACTGTTGTTCAGAAGATTCCTGTTCTGCTGCATGTTTTTGTTCTGCACCGGATTCCTGTTTAGCCTCTGGCTCTTTTCTCGACTCGGGTTTATTATAGTCAGTTTCTGGTTTGGTTTCGACTTCGGATTCGGTTTTTGATTTGGGTTTATGAGTCTCGGTTTCAGGCTCCTGTTCAGTCTCAGGTTCGTTTTCAAGCCTGGGTTTGTTATTTTTCGTTTGAGGCTCAGCTCTGGCTTCACTCGCAGTTTTTTCTTTTATCAGATCATCTATACTTTTTTGAAGTGATGAAAGATAATCTGCAATGCTCCACGCTACTTTTTCTCCGTCTGTGGTTAGTTCGATGCCACTGACAAGGTCAGGTGCAGTCTCAAACCTGGGTTGAATTTCTATACCAAGAGTTTCTTTAATCGTCTTTTTGACCGAATCACGCTGTGCTTGTGGAAGGTCAAACGCAGTACGAATGAGCACCTGACCCGATGAGGCACTAAGCGCTGAAGCTAACTGTTTTTTTTCATCATCTTTCAGGCTGTGCAGCTTTTGGACAAATACATCAACTGTGCGTTCTTCCAGGCTGGTTCCAGCCAGATCGGTCAGTACTTTTCGCGCTATGTTAAAAACTTCCTGCCGGGTCCGACGGCCAATTTCCTGACTTAAGTTCTGTTCTTCGTTCCTTAATGCCTCCTGTTGTTTTGCCTTCAAATCCGAAGCTTCCTTCCTTGCCTGTTCGAAAAGCCGCTGACGTTCAGCTTTTGCATCTTCTTTTGCCTTGTTAAACAGGGCATTACGCTGCTGGTCAAACTCCTCGTTCTTTTGCTTAAACTCGTCTTTCTCTTTTTGTGCTTCTGCTTCTTTCGCATCCGCATTCTTAAGTTCATCTGCTACTTTCTTCTCACGCGCATCCACTGCATTAAGTATCGGTTTGTAAAGAAAACGTTTCAATAACCATACAAGGATGAGGAAGTTGATTACCTGCGCAATGACAGTGAACCAATCGATCAGCGGCATGATTATTTTCCTCACTATTTCAGGTAAGTGCACGGCTCCAGAACGGATTAGCGAAGATAAGAATCATAGAAACCACAAAACAGTAGATTGCCAGAGACTCAATCATTGCCAGTCCTACAAACAAAGTTCTGGTTATTGTTGCGGAAGCATCGGGCTGCTGTGCCATAGAACTCAGTGCTGTTGCGACCGAACGCCCCTCACCAATTGCTGGCCCTATAACTCCGATACCTATTGTGATACCGGAGGTGACAATTGATGCCACCGCAATTATGGTTGTATAAGTGTCCAAAGCCATAGTGTTTCCTTCCATTGTTACTGTTGCTTTGATTCATCTACTCCTGTTCAGCAATATTTTGCTCCTGTTTTGGCCTGTGCTTGTGCTCACGTGTAGCAGCTGCTATGTAAACTGTAGCCAGAACGCTGAAAATATATGCCTGCACCATGCCAACGAGCAGACCAAGAGCGATCATGAGATCCGGAAATATGAACGGTGTGATTGTTAGCAGAATGGCAACAATCATCGTGCCACTCATGATATTACCGAACAAACGAATTGCCAGTGCCAGCGTGCGTGAGATTTCACTTATAATATTAAACGGCAGCATGATGATCGTCGGCTCTGTGTAGGTCTTAAGGTAGTTACCAACTCCCTGCTCTTCTATACCAAAAAGTGGCACGGCTACAAACACACATAATGCAAGCGCAGCCGTAGTTGAAAGAGACCCTGTTGGCGGTTCATAGCCTGGGATAATAATACAAAGGTTAGCCACGCCAATGAACAGAAAGAGCGTGCCT belongs to Methanosarcina barkeri 3 and includes:
- a CDS encoding universal stress protein, giving the protein MEAINFKKIMVATDGSACSGLVAEKGIELARLSGGKIYAVYVVSTDYLAPINGDSFPMSVDPYWESIHEAWKKQGHKAVNSVKNLGEKKGINVEPVLLEGNPSEELIRYAEEEKMDIIVMGTLGKTGLDKLLLGSVAEKMVRHSKVPVMVVRDNCKL
- the eno gene encoding phosphopyruvate hydratase, coding for MSYIGLQQDSGEYKIQKIHAREILDSRGNPTVEVDVFTPKGFGRAGVPSGASTGTNEALELRDADPNRYGGKGVLTAVKNVNTIIQKELLGLDVRNQREIDELMIELDETDNKSNLGANAILGVSMAVAKAAADSLNVPLYRYLGGSNAFTLPVPTMNVLNGGKHAGNDLAIQEFMIQPKGAETFYEALQMGAEIYHVLGKILEKKYGRSSTNVGYEGGYAPKMSESTEALDALVQAIEEAGYTDTEVTIGLDAAASEFYEDETYTIDGKKLSAPELMDYYVELVNSYPILSIEDPFYEEAFEDFEALTNELWDTIIVGDDLFVTNIERLSKGVDMGAANALLLKVNQIGSLSEAFDAANMASRNGYTVIVSHRSAETEDTTIADISVAIGAEMIKTGAPARGERTAKYNQLLRIEEDLGEVAHYVQL
- a CDS encoding transcriptional regulator, yielding MTDDSPVNLTEKEYSIIDMLQSLGLPRTEATAIVCLKDCNELRSLNIELVSGLRQPEVSVAMRPLRERGWVEERSEKKNKGKGRPVKYYQLTLPFPQIVKTLEDEFLKDNKEKMIALKRLRELETTFQN
- a CDS encoding PPC domain-containing DNA-binding protein, encoding MEYAKGRIGRVFTVRIDYGDDLILELIKLAELEHIESAVFVLLGALKEAKFVVGPKENVTPPEPVWFGFDDAHEILGIGNIFLMDGKPKIHLHAGAGRGDNVKLGCLRGESEVFMVVEAFVFELEGFSARRIADEEQGFAPVVFEQVSDLK
- a CDS encoding nitroreductase family protein → MIVNETLKIIKQRRSIRSFKDEQIKEEELQAVLEAGLYAPNAGDQAWHFTVIQDKKLLNKLNIVAKEAAKHHNLGHLKELGTDEIFNCLYGAPTLIIVSGNEQSPIPLDADCAAATQNLLLAAESIGLGS
- a CDS encoding DMT family transporter; protein product: MPVQKNSLNPYLEVVTGSIIYGTIGVFLDKIQEMSTGSILFSRLFFGLCIIFIYLLFNRGLGQLKPHKKKRYLLLLGLLNAITGICYFSSIRYSGVSVAVLLLYTAPVYVSLFAPSVLGEHRNSNSLLPLLLATAGVLLIARPGEILGHSGPEFQKGLLFGLLSGLSFGVNIITIRYLRNDYSGISQTFWLTGISLLFMLPSALSTPIAAFVKNFDILFLFGLTITFAAVIYLRGISGIRAQTGSILALVEPVSGIFFDVTVLKNPLYISTFLGCLFILTAAYVISRRDGLGLK
- a CDS encoding MM0924 family protein, with the translated sequence MKQEFIEKYYLGKEVEIDIGGNTTYRGIAAECNDGVLSLKWTIKEEGYTHIDIEKIAAMWRTLRK
- a CDS encoding F0F1 ATP synthase subunit gamma codes for the protein MTETTQSLSTKIDRAKDLQSVVRTMKALAASNIGQYEKSVSALSDYYHTVELGLGLCFRKIALMPAVQEGKTQKNTRLIGAVIFGSDQGLVGQFNDIITDYAVKELKALPGKAQVWAVGERVYSRLEDEDLPLVGLYNVPNSVKAITPLIAQILVENEKLRSQDEDAELYLYYNRHKTRVTYEPVSQRLLPFDETWRDDLVKLSWPTENLLPEVMGDIKETLRALISEYLFVSLFRACAESLASENASRLAAMQRADKNIDDLLDNLSGEYYRVRQSGIDEELFEVVSGFEALSRSHRSIQ